In Fusobacterium sp. IOR10, a single genomic region encodes these proteins:
- the gyrA gene encoding DNA gyrase subunit A: MSNIINRYVEDEMKESYLDYSMSVIVSRALPDVRDGMKPVHRRILFAMNEMGMTYDKAYKKSARIVGEVLGKYHPHGDTAVYGTMVRMAQDFNYRYELINGHGNFGSIDGDSAAAMRYTEARMSKITSELLADIDKNTIDYRKNFDDSLDEPTVLPAKLPNLLLNGATGIAVGMATNIPPHNLGELVDGILAVIENKEITSLELMDYIPGPDFPTGAIINGRRGIIDAYTTGRGKIRVRGRVEIEEGNGKSGKASIIIKEIPFQVNKANLIEKIARLVREKKIIGISDLRDESDRDGIRVVIELKKNEEPEIILNKLYKYTELQNTFGVIMLALVNNVPRVLTLKEVLNEYIKHRFEVITRRIKFELEKAEKRDHVLQGFRIALENIDRIIELIRASPDGSTAKEVLIEKYAFSEVQAKAIMDMKLQRLTGLEREKIENEFAELEKKIKEFKLILADEVEVYEIMKKELKELKENYNDERRSSIQDEKSDINIEDLIKDEKVLITITNRGYVKRIGLDTYRSQKRGGKGVSTQNTVEDDFVQDMDIMSNLDSMMLFTDRGRVFNIKAYQIPETSRQSRGKLIENIIKLQENEKIRFTIKIKEFTDEKEIMFVTKDGTVKKTNLLEFKNINSSGIIAIKLRDDDDLIYVGVISDLEDQLFISTKKGYAIRMATKEIRSLKRNTTGVKGITLRKDDNVVSALLIKDTEEENILTVTENGYGKRTRINEYPLQGRAGKGVINLKCNEKTGNIVEVKPVRPEEELMAITSLGVVLRTPVETVSIYGRTAMGVKIIRTSENEKLVAIAKVKNEKDEEKLLEEEMQDKGISNSTLKSKETPVEEDLFKTFENEEDEN, translated from the coding sequence ATGTCTAATATTATAAATAGATATGTTGAAGATGAAATGAAGGAATCTTATTTAGATTATTCTATGAGTGTAATAGTTAGTAGAGCTTTACCTGATGTAAGAGACGGGATGAAGCCAGTTCATAGAAGAATTCTATTTGCAATGAATGAAATGGGAATGACCTATGATAAAGCCTATAAAAAATCAGCTAGAATAGTTGGGGAAGTTCTAGGTAAGTATCACCCTCATGGGGATACTGCAGTTTATGGAACAATGGTTAGAATGGCACAAGATTTTAATTATAGATATGAATTAATAAATGGGCATGGAAATTTTGGATCAATAGATGGAGATTCAGCTGCAGCAATGAGATATACAGAAGCAAGAATGTCTAAAATAACAAGTGAATTATTAGCAGATATTGATAAAAACACTATTGATTACAGAAAAAACTTTGATGATTCATTGGATGAGCCAACAGTTTTACCAGCTAAATTACCAAATTTATTATTAAATGGAGCTACAGGGATAGCTGTTGGAATGGCAACTAACATTCCTCCTCATAATTTAGGAGAATTAGTTGATGGGATATTAGCTGTAATAGAAAATAAAGAAATAACGTCTTTAGAGTTGATGGATTATATTCCAGGGCCAGATTTTCCAACAGGAGCAATAATAAATGGAAGAAGAGGAATTATTGATGCATATACAACTGGAAGAGGTAAAATAAGAGTAAGAGGAAGAGTTGAAATAGAAGAAGGAAATGGAAAATCAGGGAAAGCTTCTATAATTATTAAAGAAATTCCTTTTCAAGTTAATAAAGCTAATCTTATAGAAAAAATAGCAAGACTAGTTAGAGAGAAAAAAATAATTGGTATATCTGATTTAAGAGATGAGTCAGATAGAGACGGAATAAGAGTAGTTATTGAATTGAAAAAAAATGAAGAACCAGAAATTATATTAAATAAATTATATAAATATACAGAACTTCAAAATACTTTTGGAGTTATAATGTTAGCTTTGGTAAATAATGTTCCTAGAGTTCTAACTTTAAAAGAAGTATTAAATGAGTATATAAAACATAGATTTGAAGTTATTACAAGAAGAATTAAATTTGAATTGGAAAAAGCTGAAAAAAGAGATCATGTATTACAAGGATTTAGAATAGCTTTGGAAAACATTGATAGAATAATAGAATTAATAAGAGCTTCCCCAGATGGAAGCACCGCTAAAGAAGTTTTAATAGAAAAATATGCCTTTTCAGAAGTTCAAGCAAAGGCTATTATGGATATGAAACTTCAAAGGTTAACTGGTTTAGAAAGAGAAAAAATTGAAAATGAATTTGCAGAATTAGAAAAGAAGATAAAAGAATTTAAATTAATATTAGCTGATGAAGTGGAAGTATATGAAATAATGAAAAAAGAATTAAAAGAATTAAAAGAAAATTATAATGACGAAAGAAGATCAAGCATTCAAGATGAAAAATCAGATATTAATATAGAAGATTTAATAAAGGATGAAAAAGTCTTAATAACTATCACAAACAGAGGATATGTTAAAAGAATAGGGCTAGATACATATAGATCTCAAAAACGTGGAGGAAAAGGAGTTTCAACTCAAAACACAGTGGAAGATGATTTTGTCCAAGATATGGATATCATGTCAAATTTAGATTCTATGATGTTATTTACAGATAGAGGAAGAGTTTTTAATATAAAAGCTTATCAAATCCCAGAAACTTCTAGGCAATCAAGAGGAAAATTAATAGAAAACATTATAAAACTTCAAGAAAATGAAAAAATTAGATTTACAATAAAAATTAAAGAGTTTACAGACGAAAAAGAAATTATGTTTGTTACTAAAGATGGAACTGTTAAAAAAACAAATTTATTGGAATTTAAAAACATTAATAGTTCAGGAATAATAGCAATTAAATTAAGAGATGATGATGATCTTATTTATGTTGGAGTTATAAGTGACTTAGAAGATCAATTATTTATTTCAACTAAAAAAGGGTATGCAATAAGAATGGCTACAAAAGAAATTAGAAGTTTAAAAAGAAATACAACAGGAGTAAAAGGAATAACTTTAAGAAAAGATGATAATGTTGTATCAGCTTTGTTAATAAAAGATACTGAAGAAGAAAATATTTTAACAGTAACAGAAAATGGATACGGTAAAAGAACTAGAATTAATGAATATCCTCTTCAAGGGAGAGCTGGAAAAGGGGTTATTAATCTAAAATGTAATGAAAAAACAGGTAATATAGTTGAAGTAAAACCAGTTAGACCAGAAGAAGAGTTAATGGCAATAACATCTTTAGGTGTTGTATTGAGAACTCCTGTTGAAACAGTTTCTATATATGGAAGAACAGCTATGGGAGTGAAGATAATTAGGACTTCAGAAAATGAAAAATTAGTTGCTATTGCAAAGGTTAAAAATGAAAAAGACGAAGAAAAATTATTAGAAGAAGAAATGCAAGATAAGGGAATATCTAATTCAACTTTAAAAAGTAAAGAAACTCCAGTTGAAGAAGATTTATTTAAAACATTTGAAAATGAAGAAGATGAAAACTAA
- the gyrB gene encoding DNA topoisomerase (ATP-hydrolyzing) subunit B yields MSNYQAEDITVLEGLEAVRKRPGMYIGATSERGLHHLVWEIIDNSIDEALAGFCDKIKISILPNNIIEVIDNGRGIPTGIHPKYGKSAMEIVLTVLHAGGKFENDNYKVSGGLHGVGVSVVNALSEWLEVEVKREGKIWYQKYDRGVPEEDVKQIGETNETGTKVTFKADSEIFETLIYNYEILEVRFKELAYLNKGLAIELNDKRKDPIKTSDLIFEGGIIDYIKELEQDSVKLIKEPVYMSGEADNIIVETAILYNTNQREKIYSFVNNIHTHEGGTHVSGLKTALTRVINDVGKSQGFIKDRDGKLQGTDIREGLTAIISIKIAQPQFEGQTKTKLGNSEVTGIVSNIVGTQLRMFLEDNPSDTKIIVEKVLNSKRAREAAQKARELVLRKSALEVGSLPGKLSDCSSKNPDECEVYIVEGDSAGGSAKQGRDRRFQAILPLRGKILNVEKAGLHRALENTEVRAMITAFGAGFGENFNQEKLRYGKIVLMTDADVDGAHIRTLLLTFFYRYMVELLHNGNIYIAQPPLYKISVGKSATYVYSDKQLKEAQTKLDSEGKRYTLQRYKGLGEMNPEQLWETTMDPDSRTFYQVQVDDAVEADAIFDKLMGDKVEPRRKFIEEHAEFVKNLDI; encoded by the coding sequence ATGAGTAATTATCAGGCAGAGGACATTACAGTTCTAGAAGGGTTAGAAGCAGTAAGAAAAAGACCTGGAATGTATATAGGAGCAACTTCAGAGAGAGGACTTCATCATTTAGTTTGGGAGATTATTGACAATTCAATTGATGAGGCTTTAGCAGGATTTTGTGACAAAATTAAAATAAGTATTCTTCCTAACAACATTATAGAGGTTATTGATAACGGAAGGGGTATTCCAACAGGAATTCACCCTAAATACGGTAAATCAGCAATGGAAATAGTTTTAACTGTTTTACATGCTGGTGGGAAATTTGAAAATGATAATTATAAAGTTTCTGGAGGACTTCATGGAGTTGGAGTTTCAGTAGTTAATGCTCTTTCAGAATGGTTAGAAGTTGAAGTAAAAAGAGAAGGAAAAATCTGGTATCAAAAATATGATAGAGGTGTTCCAGAAGAAGATGTAAAGCAAATAGGAGAAACTAATGAAACAGGAACTAAGGTTACTTTTAAAGCAGATTCAGAAATCTTTGAAACGTTAATTTATAATTATGAAATATTAGAAGTTAGATTTAAAGAATTAGCATATTTAAATAAAGGACTAGCTATAGAGTTAAATGATAAAAGAAAAGATCCGATTAAAACTTCAGATTTAATTTTTGAAGGGGGTATTATAGATTATATAAAGGAATTAGAACAAGATTCAGTTAAACTTATAAAGGAACCTGTTTATATGTCAGGAGAAGCAGACAATATAATAGTTGAAACTGCAATTTTATACAATACTAATCAAAGGGAAAAAATATACTCTTTTGTCAATAATATACATACTCATGAAGGTGGAACTCATGTTAGTGGATTAAAAACAGCTTTAACTAGAGTAATAAATGATGTAGGAAAATCCCAAGGATTTATAAAAGATAGAGATGGAAAATTACAAGGAACAGATATAAGAGAAGGTTTAACAGCAATTATATCTATAAAAATAGCTCAACCTCAATTTGAAGGTCAAACAAAGACAAAACTTGGAAATTCAGAAGTAACAGGTATAGTTTCAAACATTGTTGGAACTCAATTGAGAATGTTTTTAGAAGATAATCCTTCAGATACAAAAATAATAGTTGAGAAGGTTTTAAATTCAAAAAGAGCAAGGGAAGCAGCTCAAAAAGCAAGAGAATTAGTTTTAAGAAAATCAGCCTTAGAAGTTGGTTCTTTACCAGGAAAATTATCAGATTGTTCATCTAAAAATCCAGATGAATGTGAAGTATATATAGTGGAAGGAGATTCTGCTGGAGGATCTGCTAAACAAGGAAGAGATAGACGATTTCAAGCAATCTTACCTTTAAGAGGAAAGATACTAAATGTTGAAAAAGCCGGTCTTCATAGAGCCTTAGAAAATACAGAAGTGAGAGCTATGATCACTGCTTTTGGAGCAGGATTTGGAGAAAACTTTAATCAAGAGAAATTAAGATATGGAAAAATAGTATTAATGACAGATGCTGACGTTGATGGAGCTCATATAAGAACTTTATTACTTACATTTTTCTACAGATATATGGTAGAACTTTTACATAATGGAAATATTTATATAGCTCAACCACCATTATATAAGATTTCAGTTGGAAAGTCAGCTACTTATGTTTACAGTGATAAACAATTAAAAGAAGCCCAAACAAAATTAGATAGTGAAGGAAAAAGATATACATTACAAAGATACAAAGGATTAGGAGAAATGAACCCAGAACAATTATGGGAAACTACAATGGATCCAGATTCAAGAACTTTTTATCAAGTTCAAGTTGACGATGCTGTTGAAGCAGATGCAATTTTTGATAAATTAATGGGAGACAAAGTAGAACCAAGAAGAAAATTTATAGAGGAACATGCAGAGTTTGTTAAGAATTTGGATATTTAG
- a CDS encoding DciA family protein gives MKIISVGDMINDGIKKSESLREAFVKAYWKDIVGNLDKKSEVIKIKDQKLFVKVEGSANLHFMTMKKGIYLKNIEKLLNGKYIQEIVYKLGKINLNNKILNEVEKPKGCFKIDEIDSVDFSDYSLEERIERLSIVSKERELFLLENGYKKCVQCGNLFLGKNLRCPKCRGIKDRTVVNKY, from the coding sequence GTGAAAATAATTAGCGTTGGAGACATGATAAATGATGGGATAAAAAAAAGTGAATCCCTAAGAGAAGCCTTTGTAAAAGCCTATTGGAAAGATATTGTTGGAAATCTAGATAAAAAATCAGAAGTAATAAAAATAAAAGATCAAAAATTATTTGTTAAGGTTGAAGGTTCTGCTAATTTACATTTTATGACAATGAAGAAAGGAATATATTTAAAAAATATTGAAAAGTTATTAAATGGCAAGTACATCCAAGAGATAGTTTATAAACTAGGGAAAATAAATTTAAATAACAAAATTTTAAATGAAGTTGAGAAACCAAAGGGATGTTTCAAAATAGATGAAATAGACAGTGTGGATTTTAGCGACTATTCCTTGGAAGAAAGGATAGAGAGATTATCTATAGTATCCAAAGAAAGAGAACTTTTTTTATTGGAAAATGGATATAAAAAATGTGTACAATGTGGAAATTTGTTCTTAGGAAAGAATCTTCGATGCCCGAAATGTAGGGGAATAAAAGATAGAACAGTTGTGAATAAATATTAA
- a CDS encoding DNA replication/repair protein RecF, with translation MKILEINYINFRNLKDKSIKLSPEINLFIGKNGQGKTSIVEAIYFSATGKSFRTSKYSELIKYNKKKSGCYMEYVDKLSNKSLSIKFNLDKKEYVFNKKNVSYEEYYGKVNVVSFIPEDIELIMGSPSVRRRFFNGEISQSNETYFYNIRKYNKLLKIRNKYLKAKDTKNEMFLIYQEEFIKYGSLILQKRTEYVKNISILLNLNYRKLFDNKKELYLSYSSFLGDIKKLSLNEIQEKFRNYIAKNNIRELKYGYSLAGPQKDDFIFFLNEKEAKSYSSQGEKKSIVFSLKLAELDMVLKEKRENPIFIIDDLSSYFDKTRKKNIIDFLIKRNIQVMITSTEKFKINSKDFNVCEGEIYCENN, from the coding sequence TTGAAAATTTTGGAAATAAATTATATTAATTTTAGAAATTTAAAAGATAAAAGCATAAAGCTATCACCAGAAATAAATTTATTTATAGGGAAAAATGGACAAGGGAAAACTTCAATAGTAGAGGCTATATATTTTAGTGCTACAGGGAAAAGTTTCAGAACTTCTAAATATAGTGAATTAATAAAATATAATAAAAAAAAATCAGGCTGTTACATGGAGTATGTTGATAAATTAAGCAACAAAAGTCTATCTATAAAATTTAATTTGGATAAAAAAGAATATGTATTCAATAAAAAAAATGTTTCTTATGAGGAATATTATGGAAAAGTTAATGTTGTTTCATTTATTCCTGAAGATATAGAACTCATAATGGGATCTCCTTCTGTTAGAAGAAGGTTTTTTAATGGAGAAATATCTCAGAGTAATGAAACATATTTTTATAATATAAGGAAATATAATAAATTATTAAAAATAAGAAACAAGTATTTAAAAGCTAAGGACACTAAAAACGAGATGTTCCTTATATATCAAGAGGAATTTATAAAATATGGATCATTAATTCTTCAAAAAAGAACGGAATATGTTAAAAACATATCAATTTTATTAAATTTAAATTACAGAAAACTCTTTGATAATAAAAAAGAATTATATTTGTCATATTCTTCATTTTTAGGTGACATTAAAAAGCTTAGTTTAAATGAGATACAAGAAAAATTTAGAAATTATATAGCAAAAAATAATATTAGAGAACTAAAATATGGATACTCTTTAGCAGGACCTCAAAAAGATGATTTTATATTTTTTTTGAATGAAAAAGAAGCTAAATCCTATTCTTCTCAAGGGGAAAAAAAATCAATAGTTTTTTCTTTAAAGTTGGCAGAATTAGATATGGTTTTAAAGGAAAAAAGAGAAAATCCAATTTTTATAATAGATGATTTATCATCTTACTTTGATAAAACAAGAAAGAAAAATATAATAGATTTTTTAATTAAAAGAAATATACAAGTTATGATCACTTCCACAGAGAAGTTTAAAATAAATTCAAAAGATTTCAATGTATGTGAAGGAGAGATTTATTGTGAAAATAATTAG
- a CDS encoding RNA-binding S4 domain-containing protein — translation MGKIKINTEFIKLDQFLKWTGIAENGVMAKDIILDGEVLVDGELEKRRGKKLYPGNIVLVFGKEYVVE, via the coding sequence ATGGGAAAAATAAAAATAAATACAGAGTTTATAAAATTAGATCAATTTTTAAAATGGACTGGAATTGCAGAAAATGGAGTAATGGCTAAAGATATAATTTTAGATGGTGAAGTATTAGTAGATGGTGAATTAGAAAAAAGAAGAGGAAAGAAATTATATCCAGGAAATATTGTTTTAGTTTTTGGAAAAGAGTATGTTGTGGAATAG
- a CDS encoding biotin--[acetyl-CoA-carboxylase] ligase: MKIYRFEELDSTNTFLKNLETKNNYDVAIADKQTLGRGRSGNKWSSEIGGAYFSFLLKENPNISREEYSRLPLVVGYSLLKTFEKLEGLDFKFKWTNDIYVLDKKLSGILVEKREDFYIIGIGINLNNSITEEFRKKGISLKEITNKDYNKEELIFNVIEDFKNNLNYYFSGSWYEILNYLNSKNYLFGKSIVIDLRNKKEEGIGQSISKKGEFLVEIKGERRSFSIGEIHIKGF; the protein is encoded by the coding sequence ATGAAAATATATAGATTTGAAGAGCTAGACTCAACTAATACTTTTTTAAAAAATTTAGAAACAAAAAACAATTATGATGTGGCAATAGCTGATAAGCAGACACTAGGAAGAGGAAGAAGTGGTAATAAATGGTCTTCTGAAATTGGAGGAGCATATTTTAGTTTCCTGTTGAAAGAAAATCCTAATATTTCTAGAGAAGAGTATTCAAGATTACCTTTAGTAGTAGGTTATTCCCTTCTAAAGACATTTGAAAAATTAGAAGGGCTGGATTTTAAATTTAAATGGACAAATGACATTTATGTGTTAGATAAGAAATTAAGTGGGATATTAGTAGAAAAAAGAGAAGACTTTTACATAATTGGTATAGGAATAAATTTAAATAATTCTATAACTGAAGAATTTAGGAAAAAAGGAATTTCATTAAAAGAGATAACCAATAAAGATTATAATAAAGAAGAACTTATTTTTAACGTTATAGAAGATTTTAAAAATAATTTAAATTATTACTTTAGTGGAAGTTGGTATGAGATATTAAATTATTTAAATTCAAAAAATTATTTGTTTGGAAAGAGCATAGTTATAGATTTAAGAAATAAAAAAGAAGAAGGAATAGGACAGAGTATTTCTAAAAAAGGTGAATTTTTAGTTGAAATTAAAGGTGAAAGAAGAAGTTTTTCCATAGGAGAAATTCACATTAAAGGATTTTAA
- a CDS encoding ArsB/NhaD family transporter, which yields MFYLVAGLIIFVGTFYFIITEKIPSAWATMLGGLLMSLIGIMNEEEALESIAERLEILFLLIGMMIVVHIISETGVFQWFAIKVAQMAKGEPFKLILMLSIVTAICSAFLDNVTTILLMAPVSILLANELRLDPFPFVMTEIMAANIGGVATLIGDPTQLIIGHEGKIGFNEFIVNTSPMAVIAMVILLLNVYFFYCKKMEVSRELKARIMELDPSRSLKDKRVLRIALVIFLLIITGFILNNFVNKGLAIISLSGAIILVVATKKEPKEVLVNVEWETLFFFIGLFMMVTGIEHLNVISFIGNKIVRVTEGKFNLALILITWVSAGFTSIIGNVANAATVSKIIAVMEPAFQNEVHVKALWWALSFGSCLGGNLTILGSATNVVAVGAAKKASCKIDFVKFFKFGASISLQTLVVATIYLLIRY from the coding sequence ATGTTTTATTTAGTAGCTGGATTAATTATTTTTGTAGGAACATTTTATTTTATAATAACTGAAAAAATACCATCAGCTTGGGCAACAATGCTAGGTGGATTGCTAATGTCTTTAATTGGTATAATGAATGAAGAAGAAGCTTTAGAATCAATAGCAGAAAGGTTAGAAATACTATTTTTGTTAATAGGAATGATGATAGTAGTACACATTATTTCAGAGACGGGTGTTTTCCAGTGGTTTGCAATAAAAGTAGCCCAAATGGCAAAGGGAGAGCCATTCAAATTGATATTAATGTTATCTATTGTTACAGCTATTTGTTCAGCATTTTTAGATAATGTTACCACTATACTATTAATGGCTCCTGTATCAATTCTTTTAGCAAACGAGTTAAGATTAGATCCTTTTCCATTTGTTATGACTGAAATAATGGCAGCAAATATAGGAGGAGTAGCAACTTTAATAGGTGATCCAACTCAACTAATTATAGGTCATGAAGGGAAAATAGGATTTAATGAGTTTATAGTTAATACTTCACCTATGGCAGTTATAGCTATGGTTATCTTACTTTTGAACGTTTACTTTTTTTACTGTAAAAAAATGGAAGTTTCAAGAGAATTAAAGGCAAGAATAATGGAATTAGATCCTAGTCGTTCTTTGAAAGATAAAAGAGTTCTAAGAATAGCATTAGTTATATTTTTACTTATTATAACAGGCTTTATTTTAAATAATTTTGTGAATAAAGGATTAGCTATTATCTCATTATCTGGAGCTATAATACTAGTTGTTGCAACAAAAAAAGAACCAAAGGAAGTTTTAGTTAATGTGGAATGGGAAACATTATTCTTTTTCATAGGTTTATTTATGATGGTAACAGGTATAGAGCATTTAAATGTAATTAGCTTTATAGGAAATAAAATAGTTAGAGTCACTGAAGGAAAGTTTAATTTAGCTTTAATTTTAATAACTTGGGTTTCAGCTGGATTTACTTCAATTATAGGAAATGTAGCCAACGCAGCAACTGTGTCTAAAATAATAGCAGTTATGGAACCAGCTTTTCAAAATGAAGTTCATGTAAAAGCTCTTTGGTGGGCTTTGTCTTTTGGATCTTGTTTAGGTGGAAATTTAACTATTTTAGGTTCAGCTACTAATGTGGTTGCTGTTGGAGCGGCTAAAAAAGCAAGTTGTAAAATAGATTTTGTAAAGTTCTTTAAATTTGGGGCATCAATATCTTTACAAACATTAGTTGTAGCTACTATTTATTTATTAATCAGATATTAA
- a CDS encoding PTS sugar transporter subunit IIA, producing MKFSSYLDKNLIFNGLKGNTQEEIIENMLREMSKKDPKIAEKEKEIKEAVFKREKEISTAIGKGIAIPHARMSKFNDFVVAIGIIENPIKVQIEGLNEEDEVKVVFLIVCDILKNKNILKVMSAITKLVVKYPEIMEKIKNSKDSEEIFNLIDSVQLEIGKKIIADDVLSPNIVPVTPDMTLEFVAKRLIVEKIAGIPVVDKNRNFLGEITEKELIEFGMPKYYSVMSDLNFLTIGEPFEEYLVNEKTALIENIYRKKESVCIIDRKAPIMEICFIMINKGITRIYVVEDGKYCGVIRRYDIIKKILHI from the coding sequence ATGAAATTTTCAAGTTATTTAGATAAAAATTTAATTTTTAACGGTCTAAAGGGAAATACTCAGGAAGAAATTATAGAGAATATGCTTAGAGAGATGTCTAAAAAAGATCCTAAAATAGCAGAAAAAGAAAAAGAAATTAAGGAAGCTGTTTTTAAAAGAGAAAAAGAAATTTCAACTGCAATTGGAAAAGGAATAGCAATACCCCATGCAAGAATGTCAAAATTTAATGATTTTGTTGTAGCTATAGGGATAATAGAAAATCCTATAAAAGTTCAAATAGAGGGCTTAAATGAAGAAGATGAAGTAAAGGTAGTTTTTTTAATAGTCTGTGATATATTAAAAAATAAAAATATATTAAAAGTAATGAGTGCTATAACTAAATTAGTGGTGAAATATCCAGAAATTATGGAAAAAATAAAAAATTCTAAGGATTCAGAAGAAATTTTCAACTTAATTGACAGTGTTCAACTTGAAATTGGAAAAAAAATTATAGCTGATGATGTTTTAAGTCCAAATATAGTACCAGTAACACCAGACATGACATTGGAATTTGTGGCAAAAAGATTGATTGTAGAAAAAATTGCAGGAATACCTGTTGTGGATAAAAATAGAAATTTTCTAGGAGAAATAACAGAAAAAGAATTAATTGAATTTGGAATGCCTAAATATTATTCTGTTATGTCAGACTTAAATTTTTTAACTATTGGGGAACCTTTTGAAGAATACTTAGTTAATGAAAAAACAGCTTTAATAGAAAATATCTATAGAAAAAAAGAATCAGTATGTATTATTGATAGAAAAGCTCCAATTATGGAAATTTGTTTTATTATGATAAATAAAGGAATTACAAGAATTTATGTAGTTGAAGACGGAAAATATTGTGGGGTAATTAGAAGATACGACATAATAAAGAAAATTTTACATATATAA